One genomic region from Vitreimonas flagellata encodes:
- a CDS encoding mannose-1-phosphate guanylyltransferase has protein sequence MRQRIIPAIMSGGAGTRLWPASTEARPKQFHALGGSETMIGETARRVSGDVGALSFLAPMVLCNERHAALVRESITNPAALVFEPLPRNTAAVGAIAAALGAELAPDALVLLLPADHLINDVAAFHAAIARAAPFARERIVTFGIAPDRPATGYGYIRRGAELADGVFAIDSFREKPNEAIARDYLATGEYSWNSGMFLFSPEVLLREFAASAEIRDRALAALHAAKRDGVNIHLDVEAFASVPSLPLDIAVMEKTAHAAVVPCEIGWADVGSWDEIWRLAPKDADGNALQGPIVAIDTSNTLVRSDGLKVCVAGVSDLVIIASGDAIVILPRDRAQEVKELGARAAKLEN, from the coding sequence ATGCGACAGCGTATCATCCCAGCGATTATGTCAGGCGGCGCGGGCACGCGGCTTTGGCCGGCCTCCACTGAGGCGCGACCGAAGCAATTTCATGCGCTGGGCGGTTCTGAAACCATGATCGGCGAAACCGCGCGCCGGGTGAGCGGCGATGTCGGCGCGCTTTCCTTCTTGGCCCCGATGGTGTTGTGCAACGAACGCCACGCAGCGCTTGTGCGCGAGAGTATCACGAATCCAGCCGCTCTCGTGTTCGAACCGCTGCCGCGCAACACTGCGGCCGTCGGTGCGATTGCGGCCGCACTGGGCGCGGAGCTCGCACCCGACGCATTGGTGCTCTTGCTGCCGGCCGATCACCTCATCAACGACGTCGCTGCTTTTCACGCAGCGATCGCGCGCGCCGCGCCATTCGCACGTGAGCGGATCGTGACCTTCGGCATAGCACCCGATCGCCCGGCCACGGGCTATGGTTACATCCGCAGAGGTGCTGAATTGGCGGACGGTGTGTTTGCGATCGATAGTTTCCGCGAGAAGCCGAACGAGGCGATTGCGCGCGACTATCTGGCAACCGGGGAATATTCCTGGAACAGCGGCATGTTTTTGTTCAGCCCCGAAGTGTTGCTGCGCGAGTTCGCGGCAAGCGCTGAAATTCGCGATCGCGCATTGGCGGCGCTGCATGCGGCAAAGCGCGACGGCGTGAATATCCATCTGGACGTCGAGGCGTTCGCTTCTGTGCCGTCGCTGCCGCTCGATATCGCGGTGATGGAAAAGACCGCGCATGCGGCGGTCGTGCCGTGTGAGATCGGCTGGGCGGACGTGGGCTCGTGGGACGAGATCTGGCGCCTGGCGCCAAAGGATGCGGACGGCAATGCCTTGCAGGGGCCGATCGTCGCCATCGATACGTCGAACACGCTCGTCCGCAGCGATGGGCTCAAAGTGTGTGTGGCCGGCGTCAGCGATCTCGTCATTATCGCAAGCGGTGACGCGATCGTCATTTTGCCGAGAGACCGCGCCCAAGAGGTCAAGGAACTCGGCGCCCGCGCGGCGAAGCTCGAAAATTGA
- a CDS encoding S8 family peptidase, with the protein MAPLQISRLLLNAVVLALLSACAGGGGGGGGGGGIISPPPPPPVGPPVFPPLAPPHAPGDIPNLSSAEFLNNWGPAGTNAQIAWQNGATGAGVIVGVIDDGIDPSHPELVGRISPLSTDIVAGRNALVTTQSHGSEISSLIAGNYNGGQTVGVAYDATILAVRADTSGGFAYNDLTNALDYAVANNVDVINFSLGGDFVPPQSFIDAIERATDAGVIIVVSAGNSGLQGASAPNYPGLLALNSSVSNGLIMVAGGLNPDGSVNPVSNPPGSTANWYITAPGWQIIVPDHGPAGPVPGFQTCGLGPNGDLCRIQGTSYASPHVTGAVALVMDAFPGLTPQQVVDLLFNTADDTGPAGTDSLNGRGRLNIGRAFQPVGPLASPLVAGMSSVNETTQLGVIGPAFGDGLNGNAALWSVAGFDAYGRTFPLQLADNWLRASAGPAHVALAPRLWRSAHDESGLRVQMSFADDVAPDSYRVPVDRADLQQAPTRIDADLGAGLSVSFAANGGRTHYEQGDAVGHLASINADMSLSLTSRLSEHARVSFITETSHGEAGLNFAQDARTANAIRASFDAASHRFDVTLGAITEEGALLGMSWADALGETPTGETQFTGLSWSLSATPDVRFNASAEYGVADAAQIGWLRVVEPLSTTAFSLQAERNFTPEWLVALREDGAGFFRFSISQPMRVEDGELSFMAPTATKYGRRSLAYEERSFAPIPSGRELRLGLGYNYFAGETLSAFGETMYVLEPGHIGNAEPEALLRLGIRVAN; encoded by the coding sequence ATGGCTCCGCTCCAAATCAGCCGCCTGTTGTTGAACGCTGTTGTTCTTGCGCTTTTGAGCGCGTGCGCTGGCGGTGGTGGAGGCGGAGGCGGGGGAGGCGGAATCATTTCGCCGCCGCCACCGCCGCCGGTTGGCCCGCCTGTTTTCCCGCCGCTCGCGCCGCCGCATGCGCCGGGCGACATTCCGAATTTGTCGAGCGCGGAGTTCCTGAACAATTGGGGGCCCGCAGGCACGAACGCGCAGATCGCCTGGCAAAATGGCGCGACAGGCGCGGGCGTGATCGTCGGTGTGATCGATGACGGCATCGATCCCAGCCATCCCGAACTCGTTGGCCGCATCTCGCCGCTCTCGACCGACATCGTGGCGGGCCGCAATGCGTTGGTGACGACGCAATCGCACGGCAGCGAGATCTCCTCGCTGATCGCCGGCAATTACAACGGCGGGCAAACTGTTGGCGTCGCCTACGACGCCACCATTCTGGCCGTGCGCGCCGATACGAGCGGCGGCTTTGCCTACAACGATCTCACCAATGCACTCGATTACGCCGTCGCCAACAATGTCGACGTGATCAATTTCTCGCTCGGCGGCGATTTCGTGCCGCCGCAATCTTTCATCGATGCGATCGAGCGTGCGACCGACGCGGGCGTGATCATCGTCGTCTCCGCCGGCAATTCTGGTTTACAGGGCGCCTCGGCGCCGAACTATCCGGGCTTGCTCGCGCTGAATTCGTCTGTGTCCAACGGGCTTATCATGGTCGCCGGCGGGCTCAATCCGGACGGCTCCGTAAACCCCGTGTCGAACCCTCCGGGCTCCACGGCGAATTGGTACATCACCGCGCCTGGCTGGCAGATCATCGTGCCCGATCATGGGCCCGCCGGCCCGGTGCCAGGTTTTCAGACCTGCGGCCTTGGGCCCAATGGCGATCTCTGCCGTATTCAAGGCACGTCGTACGCGTCGCCGCATGTCACTGGCGCTGTTGCGTTGGTGATGGATGCGTTTCCGGGACTGACGCCGCAACAAGTCGTCGATCTTCTATTCAACACCGCTGACGACACAGGCCCCGCAGGCACGGACTCGCTCAATGGTCGCGGCCGCTTGAATATCGGCCGCGCGTTTCAACCCGTGGGCCCGCTCGCATCGCCGCTCGTTGCTGGCATGTCGTCGGTGAACGAGACCACACAACTCGGCGTGATCGGCCCTGCGTTCGGCGATGGCTTGAATGGCAATGCAGCACTTTGGTCCGTCGCGGGCTTCGACGCCTATGGCCGCACGTTCCCGCTGCAACTTGCCGACAATTGGCTCCGCGCCAGCGCCGGCCCCGCGCACGTCGCCTTGGCGCCGCGTCTTTGGCGCAGCGCGCATGACGAAAGCGGCCTGCGCGTGCAGATGTCCTTCGCCGATGACGTCGCCCCGGACTCATATCGCGTGCCGGTCGATCGCGCAGATTTGCAACAGGCGCCCACGCGAATCGACGCCGACCTCGGCGCCGGCCTCAGCGTCTCGTTCGCCGCCAATGGTGGCCGGACGCACTATGAGCAGGGCGACGCCGTCGGCCATCTCGCCTCGATCAACGCCGATATGTCGCTCAGTCTCACCAGCCGCTTGAGCGAGCACGCGCGCGTCTCGTTCATCACCGAAACCTCGCACGGCGAAGCCGGTTTGAATTTCGCGCAAGACGCCCGCACCGCCAACGCCATCCGCGCCAGCTTCGACGCCGCATCGCACCGCTTCGACGTGACGCTCGGCGCGATCACTGAAGAGGGCGCGCTGCTCGGCATGAGCTGGGCCGATGCGCTCGGCGAAACGCCCACAGGTGAGACGCAATTCACCGGACTTTCTTGGTCCTTGAGCGCCACGCCGGACGTACGCTTCAATGCTTCGGCCGAGTATGGCGTGGCGGATGCAGCGCAGATTGGTTGGCTCCGTGTCGTTGAACCGCTCAGCACCACAGCGTTCTCATTGCAAGCCGAACGCAATTTCACACCGGAATGGCTCGTCGCGTTGCGCGAAGATGGCGCGGGCTTCTTCCGCTTCTCGATCTCGCAGCCGATGCGCGTGGAGGACGGTGAGTTGAGCTTCATGGCGCCGACCGCGACGAAATATGGCCGCCGTTCGCTCGCGTACGAAGAGCGCAGCTTCGCGCCGATTCCGAGTGGTCGAGAGCTGCGGTTGGGGCTGGGCTACAATTACTTCGCCGGCGAGACGCTTTCGGCCTTTGGTGAGACCATGTACGTGCTCGAGCCCGGCCACATCGGCAATGCCGAACCGGAGGCTCTGCTTCGCCTCGGCATCCGCGTCGCGAATTGA
- a CDS encoding SIMPL domain-containing protein: protein MELSSPLRGAGRFICAGLALVALGAGGQRATLLTVHASATTRATPDLAIVTIGVLARGANAQAAQQAQATRMADVMSAARAAGVPEADVQTIGYSIEPQYVYPRNAAPRITGYVSRNIVSVRVPDVNAVSALIDATVAEGANELHGIQFTHRDEEASREAARAQALATAQARANAYAQAAGMRVVGMDSITEPGGIVPPYEREQGLFAARAVAAEQVANGAIAPGQVDNQASVTVVFELRG from the coding sequence ATGGAACTTTCATCACCTTTACGTGGCGCTGGGCGGTTTATCTGCGCCGGCTTGGCGCTCGTGGCATTGGGCGCCGGTGGGCAACGCGCCACTTTGCTGACGGTGCACGCGAGCGCCACGACGCGCGCTACGCCTGATCTCGCCATCGTCACCATCGGCGTGCTCGCACGCGGGGCCAATGCGCAAGCCGCGCAACAGGCGCAAGCCACGCGCATGGCCGATGTCATGAGCGCCGCCCGCGCAGCCGGCGTACCGGAGGCCGACGTGCAAACCATCGGCTATTCGATCGAGCCCCAATACGTCTATCCGCGCAACGCCGCACCGCGCATCACCGGCTATGTCAGCCGCAACATCGTCAGCGTCCGCGTGCCGGACGTGAACGCCGTCAGCGCATTGATCGACGCCACCGTCGCGGAAGGCGCCAACGAATTGCACGGCATTCAATTCACCCATCGCGACGAGGAAGCTTCACGCGAAGCTGCGCGCGCTCAAGCGCTCGCCACCGCACAAGCCCGCGCCAATGCGTACGCGCAAGCGGCGGGCATGCGCGTGGTGGGGATGGATTCGATCACCGAACCTGGCGGCATCGTGCCGCCCTACGAGCGTGAACAGGGCCTTTTTGCGGCGCGCGCTGTCGCTGCCGAACAAGTCGCCAACGGCGCCATCGCGCCCGGTCAAGTCGATAACCAGGCCAGCGTCACCGTGGTGTTTGAGCTGCGCGGGTAA
- the tkt gene encoding transketolase encodes MSKIDQIEGVPAADLANAIRALAMDAVEQAKSGHPGMPMGMADAATVLFSQFLKFDASDPRWPDRDRFVLSAGHGSMLLYALLHLTGYEDMPLDEIKRFRQLGSKTPGHPEYGHTEGVETTTGPLGQGLANAVGMAIAEAHLNARFGDELVNHRTWVIAGDGCLMEGISQEALALAGRQKLNKLVVIWDDNSISIDGAVSLSDITDQKTRFAASGWNVLSCDGHHMDDVARALDAATKSDKPTLIACKTTIGFGSPKKAGTHKAHGEALGAEEIVATKAALNWPHGAFEIPDNVRAAWKKIGSRGVKERGLWADRLKASEHKAAFRAAIDGDNVEAAIGALALHAAKMAAEKPAVATRASSGSAIEAMFAALPELIGGSADLTPSNNTLAKGTEDFTPENRAGRYIRYGIREHGMAAAMNGMAAHGGVIPYAGTFLAFADYSRPATRLAALMGVRAIHVMTHDSIGVGEDGPTHQPVEQIAALRAIPNLFVFRPADAVEAAECWQLALLRDNGPSVLALSRQATPALRDDSSSNLSARGAYELLPAEGGAAQVALIATGTEVALAVKARELLQAQGIPTRVVSAPCFELFDLQDEEYQDEVLGSPDEIRIGCEAGIGQGWYEMFAISDFIGMTEFGASAPAKDVYAHFGITAEAIAEAAKDLLEA; translated from the coding sequence ATGAGCAAAATCGACCAGATCGAAGGCGTGCCCGCTGCTGATCTCGCGAACGCCATCCGCGCGCTGGCGATGGATGCGGTGGAGCAGGCGAAGTCCGGCCACCCCGGCATGCCGATGGGCATGGCTGATGCGGCGACCGTGCTCTTCTCACAATTCCTGAAATTCGACGCCTCCGACCCACGCTGGCCGGATCGCGACCGCTTCGTGCTCTCCGCCGGCCACGGCTCGATGCTGCTCTACGCGCTGCTGCACCTCACCGGCTACGAGGACATGCCGCTCGATGAGATCAAGCGCTTCCGCCAACTCGGCTCCAAAACGCCGGGCCACCCCGAATACGGCCACACCGAAGGCGTGGAGACCACCACGGGCCCGCTCGGCCAAGGTCTCGCCAACGCCGTCGGCATGGCCATCGCGGAAGCGCATCTCAATGCGCGCTTTGGTGATGAATTGGTCAATCACCGCACCTGGGTGATCGCTGGCGACGGTTGCTTGATGGAAGGCATCAGCCAAGAAGCGCTGGCGCTCGCTGGCCGCCAGAAGCTCAACAAGCTCGTCGTCATCTGGGACGACAATTCGATCTCGATCGACGGCGCGGTGTCGCTCTCCGACATCACCGATCAAAAAACCCGCTTCGCCGCCAGCGGCTGGAACGTGCTCTCCTGCGACGGTCACCACATGGATGACGTCGCCCGCGCGCTCGACGCCGCCACCAAATCCGACAAGCCCACGCTGATCGCCTGCAAAACCACGATCGGTTTTGGCTCGCCGAAAAAGGCCGGCACGCACAAAGCCCACGGCGAGGCCCTCGGCGCCGAAGAGATCGTCGCCACCAAAGCCGCCCTCAATTGGCCGCACGGCGCGTTTGAGATTCCCGACAATGTCCGCGCTGCTTGGAAAAAGATCGGCAGCCGCGGCGTGAAGGAGCGAGGCCTCTGGGCCGATCGCCTCAAAGCCTCCGAACACAAAGCCGCGTTCCGCGCCGCGATTGACGGCGACAATGTCGAAGCCGCCATCGGCGCACTCGCCCTGCACGCCGCGAAAATGGCCGCTGAAAAGCCGGCTGTCGCCACGCGCGCCTCATCCGGCAGCGCCATCGAAGCGATGTTCGCCGCATTGCCCGAATTGATCGGAGGCTCGGCCGACCTCACGCCGTCGAACAACACGCTGGCCAAAGGCACGGAGGATTTCACGCCGGAAAATCGCGCCGGCCGCTACATTCGTTACGGCATCCGCGAACACGGCATGGCCGCGGCGATGAACGGCATGGCCGCGCACGGTGGCGTCATCCCATACGCCGGCACGTTCCTCGCCTTCGCCGATTATTCGCGCCCCGCCACCCGCTTGGCCGCGCTCATGGGCGTGCGCGCGATCCATGTGATGACGCACGATTCCATCGGCGTCGGCGAAGACGGCCCGACGCACCAACCCGTCGAACAGATCGCAGCTCTGCGCGCGATCCCGAACCTCTTCGTTTTCCGCCCCGCCGATGCGGTCGAAGCCGCCGAATGCTGGCAGCTTGCGCTGCTGCGCGACAATGGCCCGAGCGTCCTCGCACTCTCGCGCCAAGCCACGCCCGCCCTGCGTGACGATTCCAGCTCCAATCTCTCCGCGCGCGGCGCTTACGAATTGCTGCCGGCTGAAGGCGGCGCGGCCCAAGTCGCGCTCATCGCCACCGGCACTGAAGTCGCGCTCGCCGTCAAAGCGCGCGAGCTGCTGCAAGCGCAAGGCATCCCCACGCGCGTCGTCTCCGCGCCATGCTTCGAACTCTTCGATCTGCAGGACGAAGAGTATCAGGACGAAGTGCTGGGCAGTCCCGACGAGATCCGCATCGGCTGCGAAGCCGGCATCGGGCAGGGTTGGTACGAAATGTTCGCCATCTCCGATTTTATCGGCATGACCGAATTCGGCGCCTCAGCGCCGGCAAAAGATGTCTACGCCCATTTCGGCATCACCGCCGAAGCCATCGCCGAAGCCGCGAAAGACTTGCTAGAAGCGTAA
- the fsa gene encoding fructose-6-phosphate aldolase, with translation MQIFIDSADAKELAALAMTGLVDGVTTNPSLVAKAGGDFFETLKAICASVSGPISAEVVAQDYETMLAEGRKLRTVADNIVVKLPLTPDGLRACKTLEDEGHPCNVTLCFSAVQALLAAKAGATFISPFLGRLDDGGQDGMQLIREIRAIYDNYDYPTQILAASIRTASHVRDAAIAGADCATIPPAVFKSLYKHHLTDSGLAAFMKDWAATGQKIL, from the coding sequence ATGCAGATTTTCATCGATAGCGCTGACGCAAAGGAACTGGCGGCGCTGGCAATGACCGGCCTCGTCGACGGGGTCACGACCAACCCTTCCCTGGTGGCCAAGGCCGGCGGCGATTTCTTCGAAACGCTGAAGGCGATCTGCGCCTCCGTTTCAGGACCGATCAGCGCCGAAGTGGTGGCGCAGGATTACGAGACGATGCTGGCCGAGGGCCGCAAGCTGCGCACGGTCGCCGACAATATCGTTGTGAAGCTGCCGCTGACGCCGGATGGCTTGCGTGCGTGCAAGACGCTCGAGGACGAAGGCCACCCGTGCAACGTGACGCTCTGCTTCTCGGCGGTGCAGGCGTTGTTGGCGGCGAAGGCGGGCGCTACGTTCATCTCGCCGTTCCTGGGCCGGCTCGATGATGGCGGCCAAGACGGCATGCAGCTCATCCGTGAAATCCGCGCCATCTACGACAATTACGATTATCCGACGCAAATCCTGGCGGCGTCGATCCGCACCGCGTCACACGTGCGCGATGCAGCGATCGCGGGCGCCGATTGCGCGACGATCCCGCCGGCCGTGTTCAAGAGCCTCTACAAGCATCATTTGACGGATTCAGGGCTTGCGGCGTTCATGAAGGATTGGGCCGCGACCGGTCAGAAAATTCTCTGA
- the galU gene encoding UTP--glucose-1-phosphate uridylyltransferase GalU — translation MNSVTATQRPLRKAVLPVAGFGTRVLPATKAIPKEMLPVFDRPAIQYVVDEALAAGIEHIVFVTGRNKGAIEDYFDHAYELELTLAQKNKNALVDELKSFLRPAGSMSFVRQQAALGLGHAVWCARDIIGDEPFAVMLPDMLMMAKPSCLAQMVEAYNKVGGNVIAVEPTDTPEQYGVIAPVSRDGRLIKMKGMVEKPKREDAPSNLFISGRYILQPEIFELLASQSPGAGNEIQLTDSMVRLMETQSFHALEYEGRTYDCGDKIGYLRANAAYALASEEFGDKAAATLQAALATASRS, via the coding sequence ATGAATAGCGTTACCGCCACTCAGCGACCGCTACGGAAAGCGGTTCTTCCGGTCGCCGGCTTCGGCACGCGGGTGCTCCCCGCGACCAAGGCGATCCCAAAAGAGATGCTTCCCGTCTTTGATCGGCCGGCGATCCAGTACGTCGTGGACGAGGCTTTGGCCGCCGGCATCGAACACATTGTGTTCGTCACCGGACGCAACAAGGGGGCGATCGAGGACTATTTCGATCACGCTTATGAACTCGAATTAACACTCGCGCAGAAGAACAAGAATGCGCTGGTGGACGAATTGAAGTCGTTTTTGCGCCCGGCGGGCTCAATGAGCTTCGTGCGCCAGCAAGCAGCGCTTGGTCTGGGCCACGCGGTCTGGTGTGCGCGCGACATTATCGGCGACGAGCCGTTCGCGGTGATGCTGCCCGACATGCTGATGATGGCGAAGCCCTCATGCCTGGCGCAGATGGTCGAGGCCTACAACAAGGTCGGCGGCAATGTGATCGCGGTGGAGCCCACCGATACGCCGGAGCAATACGGCGTGATCGCACCCGTGAGCCGCGACGGCCGTTTGATCAAGATGAAGGGCATGGTGGAGAAGCCCAAGCGCGAAGATGCGCCGTCGAACCTCTTCATCAGCGGCCGCTACATTCTGCAGCCGGAAATTTTCGAGCTGCTCGCAAGCCAGAGCCCAGGCGCCGGCAACGAAATCCAACTCACGGATTCGATGGTGCGGCTGATGGAAACGCAAAGCTTCCACGCGCTCGAATACGAAGGCCGCACCTATGATTGCGGCGATAAAATCGGCTATTTGCGCGCCAATGCCGCCTATGCGCTGGCCAGCGAAGAGTTTGGCGACAAGGCTGCGGCGACGCTGCAGGCAGCGTTGGCGACTGCGTCGCGGAGCTGA
- the pgl gene encoding 6-phosphogluconolactonase: MPHLSVFATREALMQAASDRLVRALERGMKARGYACAALSGGGTPEPAYALLAQAKLDWRKVTFALVDERFVHPKDDASNEKMLRRALAPALDAGATLLPMFSTDGSPAEVAARADAMYAPLHIDVALMGMGGDAHAASWFPGHAREAFESTRTIIAVHAPQAAGKPDRITLTKRAIARADEVLLLIHGEDKRARLDAALAEPPEAAPVAALFDDPEKQPEVLWTA; the protein is encoded by the coding sequence ATGCCGCATCTTTCCGTGTTCGCCACGCGCGAAGCGTTGATGCAGGCCGCAAGCGATCGCTTAGTACGGGCGCTTGAGCGCGGGATGAAAGCGCGCGGGTATGCGTGCGCAGCGCTTTCTGGCGGCGGCACGCCGGAGCCTGCCTATGCCCTGCTCGCGCAAGCCAAGCTCGATTGGCGCAAAGTGACGTTTGCATTGGTGGACGAGCGCTTCGTGCATCCGAAGGACGATGCGTCGAACGAGAAGATGCTGCGCCGCGCTTTGGCGCCGGCGCTTGATGCGGGCGCGACGCTCTTGCCGATGTTCTCGACCGATGGATCGCCCGCCGAAGTCGCAGCGCGCGCGGACGCGATGTATGCGCCGCTTCACATCGATGTGGCGCTGATGGGCATGGGCGGCGACGCGCATGCGGCGTCGTGGTTTCCGGGGCACGCGCGCGAAGCGTTCGAGAGCACGCGCACAATAATCGCGGTGCATGCGCCGCAAGCGGCGGGCAAACCGGATAGGATCACGCTGACGAAGCGCGCCATCGCGCGCGCCGACGAGGTGCTGCTGTTGATCCACGGCGAGGACAAACGCGCCCGACTTGATGCGGCGCTGGCGGAGCCGCCTGAGGCCGCGCCCGTGGCGGCGCTGTTCGATGATCCGGAGAAGCAGCCGGAAGTGCTTTGGACCGCGTGA
- a CDS encoding 2-keto-4-pentenoate hydratase, with protein MTSSLRDIAGSFVAARQEARALPDFPGQIPADLATSYRIQDTAIELWPDQVVGWKIGKVPPHLVGPLGAERVSGPVFAHNLWIAKAGEEIAFPIFENGFAAVEAEYVFRIGVDAAADKIEWTRDEVAGLIGAMHIGVETAGSPLATINDLGSTVVASDFGNNYGLILGPEVADWRAKLEAGLSCETFIDGQSVGKGVANVDPLDALIFLASHLAKRGKPLKAGQYITTGAVTGVHDIRIGQHSRVSFNGSGDILCTAVKAVANGRSV; from the coding sequence GTGACCAGCTCTTTGCGCGACATCGCAGGATCGTTCGTGGCCGCACGCCAAGAAGCGCGCGCGCTGCCGGACTTTCCGGGGCAAATCCCCGCTGATTTGGCCACCAGCTACCGCATCCAGGACACCGCCATAGAATTATGGCCGGACCAGGTGGTGGGCTGGAAGATCGGCAAAGTGCCCCCGCACCTGGTTGGCCCGCTGGGCGCCGAGCGCGTCTCCGGCCCTGTGTTTGCGCACAATCTCTGGATCGCCAAGGCCGGCGAAGAGATTGCATTCCCGATTTTCGAGAACGGCTTCGCGGCTGTCGAAGCCGAATACGTCTTCCGCATCGGCGTCGACGCAGCCGCGGACAAGATCGAATGGACGCGCGACGAGGTCGCTGGCCTGATCGGCGCGATGCATATCGGCGTTGAAACCGCGGGCAGTCCGCTGGCGACGATCAATGATCTCGGGTCCACCGTCGTCGCCTCCGATTTCGGCAACAATTACGGGCTCATCCTTGGGCCGGAAGTCGCCGATTGGCGCGCGAAGCTCGAAGCGGGCTTGAGCTGCGAGACGTTCATCGACGGCCAATCTGTTGGCAAAGGCGTCGCCAATGTCGATCCGCTCGATGCCTTGATCTTCCTTGCCAGCCACCTCGCCAAACGCGGTAAGCCGCTGAAGGCCGGCCAATACATCACGACGGGCGCCGTCACCGGCGTGCACGACATTCGCATCGGCCAACATTCACGCGTGAGCTTCAACGGCTCCGGCGATATTCTGTGCACGGCGGTGAAGGCCGTCGCGAATGGTCGGAGCGTCTAA
- a CDS encoding TRAP transporter substrate-binding protein, whose product MISRRTLLSTGAVAIAGGAGVAAANAPSAHTLTAVDVHPRDYPTVEAVRWIGDEIARETDGRINFRLYPSGQLGNETDTVNLARFGVLDIARVYLGAVNNMFPATQPLALPYIFHNEAHMRRVVDGDIGREILATFERRGLIGLAFYDSGMRSMYNARHPIHTPEDMRGLKVRVPRADIFMSMLDAMGANATPIPFGEVFTGLQTHLIDAAENNWATFQSTRQYEVARYWSETEHCCAPEALLLSKQRFDTFSSRDKELILAKAQESVAVMRGLWDTKQANARQTVLDAGVQANQADKEAFRRAVEPMRRRYLADSAIARVVRRIEAQA is encoded by the coding sequence ATGATTTCGCGCCGCACGTTGTTGAGCACCGGCGCTGTCGCGATTGCGGGCGGTGCGGGTGTCGCCGCCGCGAACGCGCCATCGGCGCATACGCTGACGGCCGTGGATGTGCATCCGCGCGATTATCCGACCGTTGAGGCCGTGCGCTGGATCGGTGATGAGATAGCGCGCGAAACGGACGGCCGGATCAATTTCCGGCTTTATCCCTCAGGCCAACTCGGCAACGAGACGGATACAGTGAACCTCGCACGCTTCGGCGTGCTGGATATTGCGCGCGTCTATCTGGGCGCTGTGAACAACATGTTCCCGGCGACCCAGCCGCTGGCGTTGCCCTACATCTTTCACAACGAAGCGCACATGCGCCGCGTCGTCGATGGCGATATCGGCCGCGAGATTTTGGCGACGTTTGAGCGACGCGGCCTGATCGGCCTCGCCTTCTACGATTCCGGCATGCGCTCGATGTACAATGCGCGCCACCCGATCCACACGCCGGAAGATATGCGTGGGCTCAAAGTGCGCGTGCCGCGCGCCGACATCTTCATGTCGATGCTCGACGCGATGGGCGCGAATGCGACGCCGATCCCGTTCGGCGAAGTGTTCACCGGCCTGCAAACGCATCTGATCGATGCGGCGGAAAACAATTGGGCGACGTTTCAATCGACGCGGCAATACGAAGTGGCGCGCTATTGGTCGGAGACCGAGCATTGCTGCGCGCCGGAAGCGCTGCTGCTATCGAAGCAACGCTTCGATACGTTCTCATCGCGCGACAAGGAATTGATCCTGGCGAAGGCGCAAGAATCCGTCGCGGTGATGCGTGGGCTTTGGGATACGAAGCAAGCGAATGCGCGCCAAACCGTGCTCGATGCCGGCGTGCAAGCAAACCAAGCCGACAAAGAGGCATTCCGCCGCGCCGTGGAGCCGATGCGGCGGCGCTATCTGGCCGATAGCGCGATCGCGCGCGTGGTTCGGCGCATCGAAGCGCAAGCATAA
- a CDS encoding TRAP transporter small permease, giving the protein MAGSNALAGVFSALAKAAIAIAATSLCVLVLVLAWQVIGRYALNDSPGWTEPVALILMSVAALFGAAVAVRRESHFNFPTFVESAPAPLRVGFKALARLIALAFGAALAFYGGYLMLDSWDIPMAGAPAPEGLSYIGVCLGGALIALFALERLVAGDPEKEH; this is encoded by the coding sequence ATGGCGGGATCAAATGCGCTCGCGGGCGTCTTCTCCGCGCTGGCCAAGGCGGCCATCGCCATCGCGGCGACGTCGCTCTGTGTGTTGGTGCTGGTGCTCGCATGGCAAGTGATCGGCCGTTATGCGCTGAATGACTCGCCGGGTTGGACTGAGCCGGTCGCGTTGATCTTGATGAGTGTGGCGGCGCTGTTTGGCGCGGCGGTCGCGGTGCGGCGCGAAAGCCATTTCAATTTTCCGACTTTCGTTGAATCGGCGCCTGCGCCGTTGCGCGTTGGGTTCAAAGCGTTGGCGCGGCTGATCGCGCTCGCGTTCGGCGCGGCTCTCGCCTTCTACGGCGGCTATCTCATGCTGGATTCATGGGACATTCCGATGGCCGGCGCGCCGGCGCCGGAAGGGCTTTCCTACATCGGCGTCTGCTTGGGCGGCGCGTTGATCGCGCTCTTCGCACTCGAACGCCTGGTCGCGGGCGATCCTGAGAAGGAACACTAA